Proteins co-encoded in one Carassius carassius chromosome 35, fCarCar2.1, whole genome shotgun sequence genomic window:
- the LOC132116481 gene encoding hydroxymethylglutaryl-CoA synthase, cytoplasmic-like isoform X2 encodes MPGSLPAVCEAAWPKDVGIIALEVYFPSQYVEQAELEEFDGVSAGKYTVGLGQARMGFCSDREDISSLCLTVVQRLMERSGLSYNSVGRLEVGTETIIDKSKSSKTVLMQLFEESGNTDVEGVDTTNACYGGTAALFNAVNWVESSSWDGRYALVVAGDIAVYASGSARPTGGAGAVAMLVGPNAPLAFERGLRGTHMQHAYDFYKPDMVSEYPVVDGKLSIQCYLSALDRCYSVYRNKIHAQWQREGLDKRCSLEDFGFMVFHSPYCKLVQKSLARLMLNDFLCHPSPDTESGPFSGLEAFRDVKIEDTYFDRGVEKAFMKASSEAFENKTKASLLISNQNGNMYTPSVYGCLASVLAQHTPQQLAGQRIGVFSYGSGFAATLYSIKVTQDATPGSALDKLVSSLCDLQARLDSRKKVSPDVFAQNMKLREETHHLANYTPQGSVEDLFPGTWYLTRVDEKHRRQYSRRSMSAERPLEAGLITSCMEAEHIPSPLKKMPRIPCTTAGPEGLVISNGDH; translated from the exons ATGCCTGGATCACTTCCTGCTGTTTGTGAGGCCGCATGGCCCAAGGATGTGGGCATCATCGCCCTGGAGGTGTACTTCCCCTCTCAGTACGTGGAGCAGGCGGAGCTGGAAGAGTTCGATGGGGTCTCAGCCGGTAAATACACGGTGGGGCTGGGCCAGGCGCGCATGGGCTTCTGCTCGGACCGCGAGGACATCAGCTCTCTGTGTCTGACCGTGGTGCAGCGGCTGATGGAGCGCAGCGGCCTGTCCTACAACAGCGTGGGCCGGCTGGAGGTGGGCACAGAGACCATCATCGACAAGTCCAAGTCCTCCAAGACTGTCCTGATGCAGCTGTTCGAGGAGTCGGGCAACACTGACGTGGAGGGAGTGGACACCACCAACGCCTGCTACGGAGGAACCGCTGCGCTCTTCAACGCCGTCAACTGGGTGGAGTCCAGCTCCTGGGACG GGCGCTATGCTCTGGTGGTTGCGGGGGACATTGCTGTGTACGCCTCGGGCAGTGCCAGGCCGACGGGGGGAGCTGGAGCCGTGGCCATGCTGGTGGGACCCAACGCCCCTCTGGCCTTCGAGAGAG GGCTTCGTGGGACACATATGCAGCATGCGTATGATTTCTATAAGCCAGATATGGTGTCTGAGTATCCGGTGGTGGACGGCAAGCTTTCCATCCAGTGTTACCTCAGCGCTTTAGACCGCTGCTACTCCGTCTACAGGAACAAGATCCACGCCCAGTGGCAGAGAG AGGGTCTTGACAAGCGTTGCAGTCTTGAAGACTTCGGCTTCATGGTGTTTCACTCTCCTTACTGTAAACTGGTGCAGAAGTCTCTGGCTCGACTGATGCTCAATGATTTCCTGTGTCATCCCAGTCCAGACACCGAGAGCGGGCCCTTCAGCGGACTGGAAGCTTTCAG AGATGTGAAGATAGAGGACACTTATTTCGACAGAGGTGTGGAGAAGGCCTTTATGAAGGCCAGCTCAGAAGCGTTTGAGAACAAGACCAAGGCGTCTCTCCTGATCTCAAACCAGAATGGTAACATGTACACCCCGTCAGTGTACGGCTGCTTGGCTTCGGTTCTCGCTCA ACACACACCACAGCAGCTGGCAGGACAGAGAATCGGTGTGTTTTCATACGGCTCAGGCTTTGCTGCTACGCTCTACTCCATCAAAGTCACACAAGACGCTACacctg GATCTGCTCTGGATAAGCTGGTCTCCAGTCTGTGTGACTTGCAGGCCAGACTGGACTCCAGGAAGAAGGTTTCACCCGATGTTTTTGCTCAGAACATGAAGCTCAGAGAAGAAACCCATCATTTAG CAAACTACACCCCTCAAGGCTCGGTGGAGGATCTCTTCCCGGGAACATGGTACCTGACTCGTGTGGACGAGAAGCATCGCAGACAGTACTCCAGACGCTCGATGAGCGCTGAGCGACCGCTGGAGGCCGGACTCATCACTTCCTGCATGGAGGCTGAG CATATTCCCAGCCCGCTCAAGAAGATGCCCCGCATCCCATGCACCACAGCTGGCCCCGAGGGGCTCGTCATCAGTAACGGGGATCATTAA
- the LOC132116481 gene encoding hydroxymethylglutaryl-CoA synthase, cytoplasmic-like isoform X1 → MIVSPFRMPGSLPAVCEAAWPKDVGIIALEVYFPSQYVEQAELEEFDGVSAGKYTVGLGQARMGFCSDREDISSLCLTVVQRLMERSGLSYNSVGRLEVGTETIIDKSKSSKTVLMQLFEESGNTDVEGVDTTNACYGGTAALFNAVNWVESSSWDGRYALVVAGDIAVYASGSARPTGGAGAVAMLVGPNAPLAFERGLRGTHMQHAYDFYKPDMVSEYPVVDGKLSIQCYLSALDRCYSVYRNKIHAQWQREGLDKRCSLEDFGFMVFHSPYCKLVQKSLARLMLNDFLCHPSPDTESGPFSGLEAFRDVKIEDTYFDRGVEKAFMKASSEAFENKTKASLLISNQNGNMYTPSVYGCLASVLAQHTPQQLAGQRIGVFSYGSGFAATLYSIKVTQDATPGSALDKLVSSLCDLQARLDSRKKVSPDVFAQNMKLREETHHLANYTPQGSVEDLFPGTWYLTRVDEKHRRQYSRRSMSAERPLEAGLITSCMEAEHIPSPLKKMPRIPCTTAGPEGLVISNGDH, encoded by the exons ATGATTGTGAG TCCGTTCAGGATGCCTGGATCACTTCCTGCTGTTTGTGAGGCCGCATGGCCCAAGGATGTGGGCATCATCGCCCTGGAGGTGTACTTCCCCTCTCAGTACGTGGAGCAGGCGGAGCTGGAAGAGTTCGATGGGGTCTCAGCCGGTAAATACACGGTGGGGCTGGGCCAGGCGCGCATGGGCTTCTGCTCGGACCGCGAGGACATCAGCTCTCTGTGTCTGACCGTGGTGCAGCGGCTGATGGAGCGCAGCGGCCTGTCCTACAACAGCGTGGGCCGGCTGGAGGTGGGCACAGAGACCATCATCGACAAGTCCAAGTCCTCCAAGACTGTCCTGATGCAGCTGTTCGAGGAGTCGGGCAACACTGACGTGGAGGGAGTGGACACCACCAACGCCTGCTACGGAGGAACCGCTGCGCTCTTCAACGCCGTCAACTGGGTGGAGTCCAGCTCCTGGGACG GGCGCTATGCTCTGGTGGTTGCGGGGGACATTGCTGTGTACGCCTCGGGCAGTGCCAGGCCGACGGGGGGAGCTGGAGCCGTGGCCATGCTGGTGGGACCCAACGCCCCTCTGGCCTTCGAGAGAG GGCTTCGTGGGACACATATGCAGCATGCGTATGATTTCTATAAGCCAGATATGGTGTCTGAGTATCCGGTGGTGGACGGCAAGCTTTCCATCCAGTGTTACCTCAGCGCTTTAGACCGCTGCTACTCCGTCTACAGGAACAAGATCCACGCCCAGTGGCAGAGAG AGGGTCTTGACAAGCGTTGCAGTCTTGAAGACTTCGGCTTCATGGTGTTTCACTCTCCTTACTGTAAACTGGTGCAGAAGTCTCTGGCTCGACTGATGCTCAATGATTTCCTGTGTCATCCCAGTCCAGACACCGAGAGCGGGCCCTTCAGCGGACTGGAAGCTTTCAG AGATGTGAAGATAGAGGACACTTATTTCGACAGAGGTGTGGAGAAGGCCTTTATGAAGGCCAGCTCAGAAGCGTTTGAGAACAAGACCAAGGCGTCTCTCCTGATCTCAAACCAGAATGGTAACATGTACACCCCGTCAGTGTACGGCTGCTTGGCTTCGGTTCTCGCTCA ACACACACCACAGCAGCTGGCAGGACAGAGAATCGGTGTGTTTTCATACGGCTCAGGCTTTGCTGCTACGCTCTACTCCATCAAAGTCACACAAGACGCTACacctg GATCTGCTCTGGATAAGCTGGTCTCCAGTCTGTGTGACTTGCAGGCCAGACTGGACTCCAGGAAGAAGGTTTCACCCGATGTTTTTGCTCAGAACATGAAGCTCAGAGAAGAAACCCATCATTTAG CAAACTACACCCCTCAAGGCTCGGTGGAGGATCTCTTCCCGGGAACATGGTACCTGACTCGTGTGGACGAGAAGCATCGCAGACAGTACTCCAGACGCTCGATGAGCGCTGAGCGACCGCTGGAGGCCGGACTCATCACTTCCTGCATGGAGGCTGAG CATATTCCCAGCCCGCTCAAGAAGATGCCCCGCATCCCATGCACCACAGCTGGCCCCGAGGGGCTCGTCATCAGTAACGGGGATCATTAA